From Aspergillus chevalieri M1 DNA, chromosome 4, nearly complete sequence, a single genomic window includes:
- a CDS encoding uncharacterized protein (COG:S;~EggNog:ENOG410PHFD;~InterPro:IPR036291,IPR008030), producing the protein MKNVFITGVSGYIGGDLLSVLAVQYPDYNYRILARSEKSSELIKAQFPAAEIVLSDLNDLETLRKESARADVIIHTADASDHLPAAQAIVQGALEGHDEGHPVYLLHTSGTGILSFLDTENGVYGERRDKLYDDLEGVQEILGFPDHAFHRDVDKFVLEAGAEHSKVLKAAIVSPSTVYGRGRGPCSQRSRQVYEMSKYTLQNGKIPIIGRGLSTGGNIHVADVTSLFVLLFERAHHGDKDGKLWGGEAYYIGATGEHCWGDVAKLVGKVAVDEGFIPSAEIQSLDVETARRLAGFEAVSWGLNMRSRAKRATEYLGWEASGPSLEDEIPGIVREEWQRLQE; encoded by the exons ATGAAGAACGTATTCAT TACAGGTGTCAGCGGCTACATCGGCGGCGACCTGCTGTCGGTGCTGGCGGTCCAGTATCCAGATTACAATTACCGCATCCTGGCCCGGAGCGAGAAGAGTAGCGAACTGATCAAGGCCCAGTTCCCGGCGGCTGAGATTGTACTGTCGGATCTGAACGACCTGGAAACGTTGCGCAAAGAAAGTGCCAGGGCCGACGTTATCATCC ACACGGCCGATGCGTCAGACCATCTCCCTGCAGCGCAGGCAATTGTCCAGGGTGCATTGGAGGGCCATGATGAAGGACATCCTGTGTATCTGCTGCATACGAGCGGAACTGGTATTCTCTCGTTTCTCGATACGGAAAATGGGGTGTATGGGGAGAGACGGGACAAGCTCTATGATGACCTAGAGGGTGTTCAGGAGATTCTTGGTTTCCCCGATCATGCATTCCATCGGGACGTGGACAAGTTCGTGCTTGAAGCTGGTGCAGAGCATTCGAAGGTCTTGAAGGCTGCGATAGTCTCTCCGTCGACTGTATATG GTCGCGGTCGTGGCCCTTGCTCGCAACGCAGCCGACAAGTATACGAAATGTCCAAATACACCCTACAAAACGGAAAGATCCCCATAATCGGCCGCGGACTCTCAACTGGCGGCAATATCCATGTTGCTGACGTGACCAGTCTGttcgtcctcctcttcgaGCGCGCCCACCATGGAGACAAAGATGGTAAACTCTGGGGAGGCGAAGCATACTACATAGGCGCGACCGGCGAGCACTGCTGGGGCGATGTAGCGAAGCTGGTTGGAAAGGTCGCTGTAGATGAAGGATTCATTCCGTCTGCTGAGATACAGTCTTTGGATGTTGAAACTGCGCGTCGGTTGGCGGGTTTTGAGGCTGTGAGTTGGGGGTTGAATATGCGGTCTCGTGCGAAGAGGGCGACGGAGTATTTGGGGTGGGAGGCGAGTGGGCCTTCGCTGGAGGATGAAATTCCGGGGATTGTCAGGGAAGAGTGGCAGCGGTTGCAGGAGTAG
- a CDS encoding uncharacterized protein (COG:S;~EggNog:ENOG410Q21D;~InterPro:IPR017804,IPR019257,IPR017805;~PFAM:PF10017;~go_function: GO:0008168 - methyltransferase activity [Evidence IEA]), protein MFENIISSRIDVKPRAVYEPVSRSTAPNNIIDISSAKTETELRSSLQDSIQAACHGEAAMPDLLLWDKKGLQYFEDVTYTPSYYLTNEEIGILEEQKHQIAQHIQPGSMIIELGSGNLRKIKILLEALDDLGRDVDYFALDVSLHELQRTLNVVPPGTFRHIRCFGLLGTYNDGRQWLQRAELESRPKVLVSLGSTVGSMQRSETAGFLSGFIGPGESNRSFLLGLDGCKDQERVLAAYNDKHGNNHRFIKNGLERANDILGHEAFDLGKWDVVGSWDHENGSHSQYYYPKTDVWLGGEVVPAGRRILAIKSHKYDANDAHALLEKARLDVVDAWGSRNQYNVLFLKSA, encoded by the exons ATGTTCGAAAACATAATCTCCTCCCGAATAGACGTCAAACCGCGCGCGGTCTATGAGCCTGTCTCTAGATCGACCGCTCCAAATAATATAATCGACATCAGCTCCGCAAAAACAGAAACCGAGCTCCGAAGTTCCTTACAAGATAGTATCCAAGCAGCATGCCATGGCGAAGCTGCTATGCCCGACCTTCTCCTATGGGACAAGAAGGGATTGCAGTACTTTGAAGATGTGACTTATACGCCGTCATACTACTTGACGAATGAGGAGATTGGTATTTTAGAGGAGCAGAAGCATCAGATCGCGCAGCATATTCAGCCGGGGAGTATGATTATTGAATTGGGGAGTGG CAATCTACGCAAAATCAAAATCTTGCTCGAGGCTCTCGACGATCTAGGCCGCGATGTAGATTACTTCGCTCTCGACGTCTCCCTTCACGAACTCCAACGTACCCTCAACGTGGTCCCGCCGGGTACGTTCCGGCACATCCGCTGCTTCGGACTTTTGGGGACATACAATGATGGCCGTCAGTGGCTGCAGCGGGCCGAGCTCGAATCGCGCCCGAAAGTTTTAGTATCACTGGGATCGACGGTGGGCAGCATGCAGCGATCCGAGACCGCGGGGTTTTTGTCAGGCTTCATCGGCCCCGGAGAATCGAATCGATCTTTCCTACTTGGTCTAGACGGTTGCAAAGATCAAGAACGAGTACTAGCTGCGTATAACGACAAGCACGGTAATAATCACAGATTCATCAAGAATGGATTGGAAAGAGCCAACGATATCCTTGGTCATGAAGCTTTCGACCTTGGAAAATGGGATGTTGTTGGGTCCTGGGATCACGAAAATGGGAGCCATAGCCAGTACTATTACCCCAAGACGGATGTGTGGCTAGGTGGAGAGGTGGTCCCAGCTGGACGAAGGATATTGGCTATAAAGAGCCATAAATATGATGCGAATGATGCCCATGCGCTGCTGGAAAAGGCTAGGTTGGATGTTGTTGATGCGTGGGGTTCGCGGAATCAGTATA ACGTTCTTTTCTTGAAGAGTGCATGA
- a CDS encoding uncharacterized protein (COG:K;~EggNog:ENOG410PMRV;~InterPro:IPR036864,IPR001138;~PFAM:PF00172;~go_function: GO:0000981 - DNA-binding transcription factor activity, RNA polymerase II-specific [Evidence IEA];~go_function: GO:0008270 - zinc ion binding [Evidence IEA];~go_process: GO:0006355 - regulation of transcription, DNA-templated [Evidence IEA]), which produces MIRPPHMPVTEYHRDQMQLLAMDRSRRSRRTQNACQRCRSRKVKCSGIQPCEHCRRRGQDCVFDEDRKIVISEGLFLSMKRKLEERGDNATIEHKRTRLLDSSEPAESRTETTEARQSEERFVSNPLVSASYLKHNGQTQRAWLCLGPTSTWSFSRRVLSIIQTRVHPDSNTPIPLAVDGDAYQIHWGHASSNEPPDISGLPSIDYALYMLSTVKFHLSPMYRFFDEKEFLCNLYEFYDNAPVKAQESRLWYIQFLMVLAFGEAFLTPVRTAENTENWTRFFTRAMSLLPDITGLWRDPILAIEVLALIALYFHSVDIRDTAYCYVSVPKPLR; this is translated from the exons ATGATAAGGCCCCCTCATATGCCCGTCACTGAGTATCACAGAGACCAAATGCAATTGTTAGCCATGGATCGCTCCCGGCGCTCACGACGGACCCAGAATGC ATGCCAACGATGCCGCTCGCGCAAGGTCAAATGCTCCGGTATCCAGCCGTGCGAGCATTGTCGCAGGCGGGGGCAGGATTGTGtgtttgatgaggatcggaAGATTGTGATTTCGGAGGG GTTGTTTCTGTCGATGAAGCGAAAATTGGAGGAACGCGGTGACAATGCGACAATCGAGCATAAGCGGACTCGGTTGTTGGATAGTTCAG AACCAGCAGAATCAAGGACAGAAACCACCGAAGCACGACAATCCGAAGAACGATTTGTCTCGAACCCGCTCGTGTCAGCCTCATATCTGAAACATAATGGACAGACACAACGCGCATGGT TATGTCTCGGCCCGACATCAACGTGGTCTTTCAGCCGTCGCGTCCTAAGCATCATCCAAACCCGCGTCCACCCCGATAGCAACACACCGATTCCCCTCGCCGTTGACGGCGATGCATACCAAATACATTGGGGTCACGCGAGCTCAAACGAACCGCCGGATATCAGCGGCCTGCCATCCATCGACTATGCGCTGTATATGCTGAGTACCGTCAAGTTCCATTTGAGCCCGATGTATCGATTCTTTGACGAGAAGGAGTTTCTGTGCAATCTCTACGAGTTTTACGACAATGCTCCCGTGAAGGCGCAAGAGTCGCGACTCTGGTATATACAGTTTCTGATGGTTTTGGCGTTTGGAGAGGCGTTTCTGACGCCTGTAAGGACGGCAGAGAATACGGAGAACTGGACGCGGTTTTTCACTAGGGCCATGTCGTTACTGCCGGATATTACGGGGTTGTGGCGGGATCCGATACTGGCGATTGAGGTGCTTGCGTTGATCGCGCTGTACTTCCATTCGGTGGATATTAGAGATACTGCTTATTGCTATGTAAGTGTACCGAAACCTTTACGTTAG
- the DCW1_1 gene encoding glycoside hydrolase family 76 protein (CAZy:GH76;~COG:G;~EggNog:ENOG410PFRH;~InterPro:IPR005198,IPR008928,IPR014480;~PFAM:PF03663;~SECRETED:SignalP(1-28);~TransMembrane:1 (n11-22c28/29o440-461i);~go_function: GO:0008496 - mannan endo-1,6-alpha-mannosidase activity [Evidence IEA];~go_process: GO:0005975 - carbohydrate metabolic process [Evidence IEA];~go_process: GO:0016052 - carbohydrate catabolic process [Evidence IEA]) → MRFISISVNSVWVYLAALWCFIGTQVDAIELDVTDEDSIKNVASQLAWDLVSFYTGNNTGDVPGNLPDPYYWWEAGAFFGTLINYWTYTGDTTYNDITKQAILHQAGENGDLMPTNQTRTEGNDDQAFWAFTAMMAAESNFPNPEEDKPSWLAMAQAVFNEQAARWDMETCNGGLKWQIYSFNSGYEYKNAISNGCFFDLAARLARYTGNITYAEWAENTWDWAEAVGLLGEKYQVYDGTSETNNCSDINHIQWTYNNGVFLHGAAHMWNLTNGAQKWEKRITGLLNAQHVFFSKNQTSKNVMYESACEPQEACTTDSTSFKAYLGRWMGDIAKIAPFTYDTVVSRLRPSAKAAAAQCLGGDTGTYCGTSWTKGSYDGTMGVGQQMSALEVIQANLLDTVGGPLTDRTGGSSDGDSSAGTGRTSAELPGQWRPLTLKDRAGAWAATGGLGTVVIGYTIFMFF, encoded by the exons ATGAGGTTCATTAGCATATCGGTGAACTCTGTCTGGGTATACCTGGCTGCGTTATGGTGCTTCATCGGCACCCAGGTAGATGCGATTGAGCTTGATGTCACTGATGAAG ACAGCATCAAAAACGTCGCCAGCCAACTCGCCTGGGACCTCGTCAGTTTCTACACCGGCAACAACACAGGAGACGTACCCGGGAACCTCCCAGATCCATACTACTGGTGGGAAGCAGGAGCTTTCTTTGGGACATTGATCAATTACTGGACCTACACCGGCGACACGACATACAATGATAtcaccaagcaagcaatCCTGCACCAAGCAGGCGAGAACGGCGACCTCATGCCGACGAACCAGACCCGGACTGAAGGGAACGATGACCAGGCTTTCTGGGCATTCACGGCCATGATGGCTGCGGAGTCCAATTTCCCTAATCCGGAAGAGGATAAGCCATCATGGCTAGCGATGGCGCAAGCCGTGTTTAACGAACAAGCTGCGAGATGGGATATGGAAACCTGCAATGGAGGGTTGAAATGGCAGATATATTCATTCAACAGCGGATACGAGTACAAGAATGCTATTTCGAACGGCTGTTTCTTCGATCTCGCGGCACGGCTGGCACGGTATACGGGCAATATCACCTATGCGGAATGGGCAGAGAATACCTGGGACTGGGCTGAAGCCGTGGGACTGCTTGGGGAGAAATACCAAGTTTATGACGGGACGAGCGAGACGAACAATTGCTCGGATATCAACCATATACAGTGGACGTATAACAATGGGGTGTTTTTGCACGGAGCAGCCCATATGTGGAATTTG ACAAACGGAGCCCAGAAATGGGAGAAGCGAATCACCGGTCTACTCAACGCACAACAcgtcttcttctccaagaacCAAACATCAAAGAACGTCATGTACGAATCCGCCTGCGAGCCCCAAGAAGCGTGCACCACCGACTCGACCTCCTTCAAAGCATACCTAGGCCGGTGGATGGGCGACATTGCCAAAATCGCACCCTTCACGTACGACACCGTCGTCTCTCGTCTGCGACCCAGTGCAAAGGCTGCGGCAGCGCAGTGCCTTGGTGGCGATACAGGAACATACTGCGGTACCAGCTGGACTAAGGGGTCCTATGATGGAACTATGGGTGTTGGCCAACAAATGTCCGCTCTGGAAGTGATCCAGGCCAATCTACTGGACACGGTTGGGGGCCCGTTAACGGATAGAACTGGTGGATCGAGTGACGGCGATAGTTCTGCCGGGACAGGAAGGACTTCCGCTGAGCTGCCGGGGCAGTGGAGACCGCTTACGCTGAAGGATAGAGCGGGTGCATGGGCTGCGACAGGCGGGCTGGGAACAGTGGTTATTGGGTATACGATATTTATGTTTTTTTGA